One Huiozyma naganishii CBS 8797 chromosome 4, complete genome genomic region harbors:
- the KNAG0D03170 gene encoding alkene reductase — MSLQADANGETNQMSTGFQTSFAPVAFRDTNLFKPIKVGSMELAHRVVMAPLTRWRALHPSHVPNEKLVPLYYDQRSKAPGTLIITESAFTSLQAGGYDYAPGIWSEEQVAVWTKIFAKIHGNKSFVFVQLRNLGRQAVPTSMARDGLRYDSASDDLYIDEATKEAVLKAGLKQHGITKSEIKQYIAEYVHTAKNSIKAGADGVEIHSANSYMLNQFLDPRSNHRTDEYGGSIENRSRFTLEVVDALIDAVGAERVGIRFSPFGKYGGMSGSDDPQVYELYSYLLDQLESRAQFGNRLAYVHLMEPRVANISLEEGQGEDLEHSNDFAYDHWKGPIIRSGNFAASPDITESVLDDRTLIAYGRYFISTPDLPHRLAEGLPLNKYNRTTFYKLGAVGYTDYPTYEETLKLGWKI, encoded by the coding sequence ATGTCTCTCCAAGCAGATGCCAACGGTGAAACAAATCAAATGTCCACAGGGTTTCAAACAAGCTTTGCCCCAGTGGCCTTTAGGGATACAAATCTTTTCAAACCCATCAAAGTGGGCTCCATGGAATTGGCCCATCGTGTGGTGATGGCTCCACTGACTAGGTGGAGGGCGCTTCACCCTAGCCACGTACCGAACGAGAAGTTGGTTCCGTTGTACTACGACCAGAGGTCCAAGGCTCCAGGCACTTTGATTATCACCGAGTCAGCGTTCACATCCCTACAAGCCGGAGGGTATGACTACGCTCCAGGTATCTGGTCAGAGGAGCAGGTTGCCGTTTGGACAAAGATATTTGCCAAGATACACGGAAACAAGTCGTTTGTGTTCGTACAATTGAGGAATCTCGGAAGACAGGCCGTCCCGACTTCTATGGCGAGAGATGGGCTTCGTTACGACTCTGCCTCTGATGATTTGTACATAGACGAAGCGACCAAGGAAGCAGTATTGAAAGCCGGTCTCAAACAGCATGGTATCACCAAAAGTGAGATCAAGCAGTACATCGCGGAGTACGTCCACACTGCCAAAAACTCTATCAAGGCCGGTGCTGACGGTGTTGAAATCCACAGCGCCAACAGTTATATGTTGAACCAATTCTTGGACCCACGTTCTAACCATAGGACTGACGAGTATGGTGGATCTATTGAAAACAGATCCCGGTTTACTTTAGAGGTCGTAGATGCCTTGATTGATGCCGTCGGTGCCGAAAGAGTGGGGATCAGATTTTCACCCTTTGGGAAGTACGGTGGTATGTCGGGTAGCGACGATCCTCAGGTATACGAACTCTACTCTTACCTGCTGGACCAATTGGAATCGAGAGCACAATTTGGTAACAGATTAGCATACGTGCACCTCATGGAACCCCGTGTCGCGAATATTTCCCTGGAGGAAGGCCAAGGTGAAGATCTGGAACATTCGAATGACTTTGCGTACGACCACTGGAAGGGTCCCATTATCAGATCTGGTAACTTCGCCGCCAGCCCAGACATTACCGAGAGTGTCCTTGACGATAGAACCTTGATCGCCTACGGGAGATACTTCATCTCGACACCAGATCTGCCCCACAGACTGGCCGAGGGGTTGCccttgaacaagtacaatAGGACCACATTTTACAAGCTAGGAGCTGTCGGTTACACCGATTATCCAACGTATGAAGAGACGTTGAAGTTGGGGTGGAAAATCTGA
- the TYW3 gene encoding tRNA methyltransferase TYW3 (similar to Saccharomyces cerevisiae TYW3 (YGL050W); ancestral locus Anc_4.55): MAPKQNAFDQKKSAILSEIKSVSPDLSPKGSIDELCLPIIHLINSHEDMVTTSSCSGRLSVFAEGSKDVKSKIGGKGDGGKWLFVTHDKNAVSDWTSQFNFTVAKDMRTDSTTRYILYKYEPFILHVKCRDFASASQLYNTAMSCGFRESGIGSNHIVAVRISIKLDVPIGTFLDDQLQLFVEERYLSMLNNITLMKFQDNERKMRELYDKIQNEIIGKPLQETTAQPETKAERFERKRREGLERQRQLQK, encoded by the coding sequence ATGGCCCCCAAACAAAACGCTTTCGACCAGAAGAAATCCGCTATACTATCAGAAATTAAATCTGTGTCGCCTGACTTGTCTCCAAAGGGTTCAATTGACGAGTTATGTCTGCCAATAATACATCTAATAAATTCCCATGAGGATATGGTGACGACATCGTCGTGCTCCGGGAGGCTAAGCGTCTTTGCAGAAGGCTCTAAAGATGTGAAGTCTAAGATTGGTGGGAAGGGAGACGGTGGGAAATGGCTTTTTGTTACGCATGATAAGAATGCTGTAAGTGACTGGACTTCTCAATTCAACTTTACCGTGGCTAAAGATATGAGAACGGATTCCACGACAAGGTACATTCTTTACAAGTACGAACCGTTCATATTGCACGTGAAGTGTAGAGATTTTGCGAGTGCATCCCAATTATATAACACTGCCATGTCTTGTGGATTTAGAGAAAGTGGCATTGGGTCCAATCACATTGTTGCCGTGCGCATTAGCATCAAACTGGACGTGCCGATCGGTACTTTCCTAGATGATCAATTGCAGCTGTTTGTTGAAGAGAGGTATCTGTCTATGCTGAACAACATAACGTTGATGAAGTTTCAGGATAATGAGAGGAAGATGCGCGAATTATACGACAAGATCCAAAATGAGATTATTGGGAAGCCTTTGCAAGAAACGACAGCGCAACCCGAAACAAAGGCTGAAAGGTTCGAAAGGAAACGGAGGGAAGGGTTGGAGAGGCAACGCCAACTACAGAAATGA
- the TIF4632 gene encoding translation initiation factor eIF4G (similar to Saccharomyces cerevisiae TIF4632 (YGL049C) and TIF4631 (YGR162W); ancestral locus Anc_4.56) — protein MAEQGNTEDARRHTAGGKTVPSNDTRRRPSRTADGATFQKQQYYNSNSKFAWPGYYVPQMYYVPPAGVSGELSPSPPREIRGDPPVQRRAATKIEITTKSGQKLDLKELGHHHQHQHAHREEGPVGEVTSTAASVSASESPEKSRSPEKVAALKAQEPATVPETAATTTEGSNGLSQAELNKRNFLEQVRLRKLMLDKKKGILEKPKVVPAATTEDKLGKPDTQQKANGGAHVQTVEEIVAAKRTVQEGSTNGVQNKAATPGEQTDDVGTAHTEPKEQILTNTPQNEKLKPEVQETAKILPDEQNQAENLDVQETSRIARDEGVTAKSSPDQQDQVEEHEVQETAKISPEQQETTKNPSDEQDQEEKLEPKENTMISPDEQKTSRTPPDEQNGVYEKLDTANTANPAEQKPVQDDAGEKSEQTVPSTDESGTVNVKKVAFEKTVDEQETSASNENKLASFNVTQFLDKLNSTPKIEDIFKFPYPSTVVQPETRYKLDHIKYAYGPLFLLQFKEPIRKIRADSEWLRDAQQKIVITPAMKKSSSNRQGGGGGGGGGGSSNRNSGFGSRSASRKFDDRKSGRTSYTPRRERMENATLGRNSMRQREPPKPVEPVAPLVPSANRWVPKFKAQKSEKKLAPDGVTELLDQEEITRKMKSLLNKLTLEKFDPISKDILAIADQSQWETNGESLRNVIEQIYLKACDESYWSSMYAQLCGKIVKDLSPEMSDENFPAKTGPKLVLHYLVVRCHEEFEKGWTDKLPTNPDGSPLEPEMMSDEYYAAMAAKRRGLGLLRFIGYLYRLNLLTGKMMFECFRRLMKDLNDIPSEDILESVVELLTTVGKQFEHDSFSTGRGSLSGSVLFDKLFQQLQAVIDEGKISSRIKFKIIDVMELRDDKNWHSEKANQGPKTIKQIHDEEEKIRASKENSRGGSRRGGSGFGSKHGGSRRDNFGSGKRDFSSRDSNPSSFHSSKNPFQSNNKPPRGRSANNMFDALRGAGDN, from the coding sequence ATGGCAGAGCAGGGGAACACAGAGGACGCGCGAAGACACACCGCGGGGGGAAAGACCGTGCCGAGCAACGACACTCGGAGACGCCCCTCGAGGACAGCAGACGGCGCCACCTTCCAGAAACAGCAGTACTATAACTCGAACAGCAAGTTTGCCTGGCCAGGGTACTATGTCCCGCAGATGTACTACGTCCCACCGGCGGGCGTGTCAGGGGAACTTAGCCCGAGTCCGCCCAGGGAGATACGCGGGGACCCGCCCGTACAGCGGAGAGCCGCGACGAAGATTGAGATCACGACTAAGTCAGGGCAGAAACTCGATTTGAAGGAGCTGGGCCACCAtcaccagcaccagcacgCGCACCGCGAGGAAGGTCCCGTGGGTGAAGTGACATCGACTGCCGCGTCGGTGTCCGCGTCGGAGTCCCCAGAGAAGAGCAGGAGTCCAGAGAAAGTCGCTGCGCTTAAAGCGCAGGAACCCGCGACGGTGCCCGAGACAgcggcgacgacgacagAGGGTAGCAACGGGCTGTCGCAAGCtgaattgaacaagaggaaTTTTTTGGAGCAGGTGAGATTGCGGAAACTGATGTTGGATAAGAAGAAGGGTATCTTGGAGAAACCTAAAGTTGTGCCAGCTGCAACTACAGAGGATAAACTGGGGAAACCGGATACACAGCAGAAGGCGAACGGCGGTGCACATGTACAGACAGTGGAGGAAATTGTCGCGGCGAAGCGTACTGTTCAGGAGGGATCTACAAACGGTGTACAAAACAAGGCTGCTACCCCAGGGGAGCAGACTGACGATGTAGGAACTGCACACACAGAACCGAAAGAGCAAATACTTACAAACACACCACAAaacgagaaactgaaaccTGAGGTCCAGGAAACTGCGAAGATTCTTCCAGACGAGCAAAACCAGGCGGAAAACCTTGATGTTCAAGAGACTTCAAGAATTGCCAGAGACGAAGGGGTAACCGCAAAGAGCTCTCCAGATCAACAAGACCAGGTAGAGGAACACGAGGTTCAAGAGACTGCAAAGATTTCCCCTGAACAGCAGGAAACTACGAAGAATCCTTCAGACGaacaagaccaagaagagaagctTGAGCCTAAAGAAAATACAATGATTTCTCCAGACGAGCAGAAAACCTCAAGGACTCCTCCAGACGAACAGAATGGAGTTTACGAAAAATTAGACACTGCAAACACTGCAAATCCTGCTGAACAAAAACCTGTACAGGATGACGCTGGCGAGAAATCCGAACAGACTGTCCCATCGACAGATGAATCCGGAACGGTCAACGTTAAGAAAGTTGCTTTTGAGAAAACGGTGGATGAACAAGAGACAAGCGCAAGCAACGAGAACAAACTCGCATCGTTCAATGTGacccagtttcttgacaaATTAAACTCTACCCCAAAGATCGAAGACATTTTCAAGTTCCCATACCCAAGTACAGTAGTACAACCAGAAACTCGCTACAAGTTGGACCATATCAAGTACGCGTACGGACCCTTGTTCTTGCTTCAATTCAAGGAACCCATTCGTAAAATAAGAGCAGACTCGGAATGGCTTCGTGACGCGCAGCAGAAAATTGTGATTACTCCAGCAATGAAAAAATCCTCCTCCAATAGACAAGGGGGCggcggtggcggtggcggCGGCGGTTCGAGTAACCGGAATAGTGGATTCGGGTCTCGTTCTGCATCCAGGAAGTTTGATGATAGAAAATCAGGGAGGACGAGCTACACACCAAGGAGAGAAAGAATGGAAAACGCTACACTGGGCAGGAACTCCATGCGACAGAGAGAACCTCCAAAACCAGTTGAACCAGTCGCACCGCTGGTTCCAAGTGCCAACAGATGGGTTCCAAAATTCAAAGCGCAGAAgtcagaaaagaaactggcacCTGATGGCGTAACGGAACTGCTTGACCAAGAGGAGATAACGAGGAAAATGAAATCACTGCTGAACAAACTaactttggagaaattcgatccaatttcaaaagatatCTTAGCCATTGCGGATCAATCGCAATGGGAAACTAACGGGGAGTCGCTGAGAAACGTGATAGAGCAAATTTATTTGAAGGCATGTGACGAATCGTACTGGTCCTCCATGTATGCACAACTTTGTGGTAAAATCGTTAAGGACTTGAGTCCAGAGATGAGCGACGAAAATTTCCCAGCAAAGACGGGGCCTAAATTGGTATTACACTACCTTGTGGTTCGGTGCCACGAGGAGTTTGAAAAGGGCTGGACCGATAAATTACCAACAAACCCTGACGGATCCCCACTAGAACCGGAGATGATGTCCGATGAATATTACGCTGCAATGGCTGCAAAGAGAAGAGGTCTTGGTTTATTAAGATTCATTGGCTACCTGTACAGACTGAACCTATTGACTGGGAAAATGATGTTTGAATGTTTCAGGAGACTAATGAAAGATCTGAATGACATCCCATCTGAGGATATCTTGGAGTCTGTGGTTGAGCTTTTGACTACTGTTGGGAAACAATTCGAACATGACAGTTTCAGTACTGGCCGCGGATCTTTATCTGGCTCGGTACTATTTGATAAACTTTTTCAACAACTACAAGCTGTCATCGATGAAGGGAAAATTTCAAGTAGGATTAAGTTCAAGATCATTGATGTGATGGAACTGCGGGATGACAAGAATTGGCATAGCGAAAAGGCTAATCAAGGACCAAAAACTATCAAACAAATCcatgacgaagaagagaagatcCGTGCGTCGAAGGAGAATTCGAGGGGAGGTTCAAGACGAGGAGGTAGTGGTTTTGGGAGCAAACATGGGGGAAGTAGAAGAGATAACTTTGGCAGTGGTAAGAGAGATTTCTCTTCCAGAGACAGTAATCCATCATCGTTCCATTCTAGTAAAAATCCTTTCCAAAGCAACAACAAGCCACCTCGAGGACGTTCTGCCAACAATATGTTTGATGCACTAAGAGGTGCTGGCGATAATTAG
- the RPT6 gene encoding proteasome regulatory particle base subunit RPT6 (similar to Saccharomyces cerevisiae RPT6 (YGL048C); ancestral locus Anc_4.57), translating to MTTVVHDSGVRPFFEQKVQETELLIRAKSENVRRLEAQRNTLNERVRFIKDELRLLQEPGSYVGEVLKVISDTKVLVKVQPEGKYIVDVAKDINVKELKVSQRVCLKSDSYMLHKVLENKADPLVSLMMVEKVPDSTYDMVGGLTKQIKEIKEVIELPVKHPELFESLGIAQPKGVILYGPPGTGKTLLARAVAHHTDCKFIRVSGAELVQKYIGEGSRMVRELFVMAREHAPSIIFMDEIDSIGSSRVESSSGGGGGGDSEVQRTMLELLNQLDGFETSKNIKIIMATNRLDILDPALLRPGRIDRKIEFPAPTLAARTEILRIHSRKMNLTRGINLRKIVEKMNGCSGADVKGVCTEAGMYALRERRIHVTQEDFELAVGKVMNRNSEMAISQAKLFK from the coding sequence ATGACCACGGTGGTGCACGATTCAGGGGTGCGGCCGTTCTTTGAGCAGAAAGTGCAAGAGACGGAATTGCTCATCAGGGCCAAGTCTGAGAACGTGCGGAGGTTGGAGGCTCAGaggaacactttgaacgagCGGGTACGGTTCATCAAAGATGAGTTGCGGTTGCTGCAGGAGCCCGGGTCGTACGTTGGGGAGGTGCTCAAGGTCATCTCAGACACGAAGGTGCTCGTTAAAGTGCAGCCGGAGGGGAAGTACATCGTCGACGTGGCCAAGGATATCAACGTGAAGGAACTCAAAGTCTCGCAGCGGGTGTGTCTCAAGAGTGACTCGTACATGCTGCACAAAGTGCTGGAGAACAAAGCGGACCCGCTTGTCTCGCTTATGATGGTCGAGAAGGTCCCCGATTCCACTTACGACATGGTCGGTGGGCTTACGAAACAGATTaaagagatcaaagagGTCATTGAGTTGCCCGTGAAGCACCCAGAACTGTTCGAGTCCCTAGGGATTGCACAACCCAAGGGGGTCATCCTTTATGGTCCACCGGGTACGGGTAAGACTTTGCTAGCTAGAGCAGTGGCTCACCACACGGACTGTAAGTTCATCCGTGTCAGTGGTGCGGAGCTCGTGCAGAAGTACATCGGTGAGGGGTCCCGTATGGTCCGTGAACTGTTTGTCATGGCCCGTGAACACGCGCCCTCGATCATCTTCATGGACGAGATCGACTCCATCGGGTCCAGCAGAGTCGAGTCCTCCAGCGGTGGTGGAGGAGGTGGGGACTCCGAGGTCCAGCGGACCATGCTCGAGTTGCTCAACCAACTCGACGGGTTCGAGACGTCCAAGAACATCAAGATCATCATGGCGACGAACAGACTAGATATCCTGGACCCAGCACTGCTCAGACCGGGTAGAATCGACAGGAAGATAGAGTTCCCAGCACCAACACTCGCGGCAAGGACGGAGATTCTCAGAATACACTCCCGTAAGATGAATCTCACCCGTGGGATCAACCTCCGCAAGATCGTAGAGAAGATGAACGGGTGCTCTGGTGCAGACGTCAAGGGGGTCTGCACAGAGGCAGGCATGTACGCCCTAAGAGAACGCAGAATACACGTCACGCAGGAGGACTTTGAACTCGCAGTCGGGAAAGTCATGAACAGAAACTCGGAAATGGCCATCTCACAGgcaaaactgttcaagtaA
- the ALG13 gene encoding N-acetylglucosaminyldiphosphodolichol N-acetylglucosaminyltransferase catalytic subunit ALG13 (similar to Saccharomyces cerevisiae ALG13 (YGL047W); ancestral locus Anc_4.58), whose amino-acid sequence MPGDTLFVTCGATVPFPQLVQSVLAAEFLRGMHALGIHSVIIQFGRQWGGQFDKAVTTSPRMSATNPVYTAEQLGCDEIHCYTALNGAVHVTGIPFSICVEDLIGGHTGVPVTAIISHAGTGSILDALRCQPSENTPRPALVAVVNGAPMDNHQLQIANKFAQMGLLHACEHPTPETLLQSLQAALSNTDNTKGKGSFDQGIARFENFLVQISQ is encoded by the coding sequence ATGCCTGGGGACACGCTGTTTGTGACATGCGGTGCAACCGTACCCTTCCCGCAACTTGTACAGAGTGTTCTAGCCGCTGAATTCCTCCGCGGCATGCACGCTCTCGGGATCCATAGCGTCATAATCCAGTTCGGCCGCCAATGGGGGGGGCAGTTCGACAAAGCCGTAACTACTTCTCCCCGCATGTCTGCCACCAATCCCGTGTACACCGCAGAACAACTCGGCTGTGACGAGATACACTGCTACACTGCCCTGAACGGCGCCGTCCACGTGACGGGCATCCCCTTTTCCATCTGCGTCGAAGACCTCATCGGCGGCCACACGGGCGTCCCCGTGACCGCGATCATCTCCCACGCGGGGACAGGGTCCATCCTCGACGCACTCCGGTGCCAACCCAGCGAAAACACCCCACGACCCGCCCTCGTCGCAGTGGTCAACGGCGCACCCATGGACAACCACCAGCTACAAATCGCGAACAAATTCGCCCAGATGGGACTCCTGCACGCCTGCGAGCACCCAACCCCAGAAACACTCCTCCAATCCCTCCAAGCAGCCCTCAGCAACACCGACAACACCAAGGGCAAGGGCTCCTTCGACCAGGGCATCGCCCGCTTCGAGAATTTTTTGGTGCAAATTTcgcagtga
- the NSR1 gene encoding Nsr1p (similar to Saccharomyces cerevisiae NSR1 (YGR159C); ancestral locus Anc_4.61) → MAKSSAAAVKSSKKAAASSKKAAASSSSDSSSSSSSSSSESSSSDSSSSESSSDEEVEETKAAESGSDSDSSSDESESDSDDKKKPAAKKDSSDSESDSDSESGSDSDSDSASASSSSSDSNDQERKASDDEEEEAEVETKKSKTQEPATLFVGRLSWSVDDEWLKNEFAPIGGVVSARVIMERGTDRSRGYGYVDFEDISYAEKALKEMQGKEIDGRPINVDMSTSKPAGGASNDRAKKFGDVPSEPSDTLFLGNLSFDADRDNLYEIFGKFGEIISVRIPTHPETEQPKGFGYVQYTNTEDAKKALDALQGESINDRPVRLDFSTPRPQNDRGGFRGGNRGGNGGGFRGGNRGGNRGGSFRGGSDRGGFRSGSGANNSPLGKARSSAPFQGQKKTFD, encoded by the coding sequence ATGGCCAAGtcatctgctgctgctgtgaaATCCTCGAAGAAGGCCGCCGCGTCCTCGAAGAAGGCTGCCGCTTCGTCGTCGAGCGACTCGAGCTCGTCGAgttcttccagttcctcTGAGTCTAGTTCCTCTGACTCCAGCTCTTCCGAGTCCAGCTCAGACGAGGAGGTCGAGGAGACCAAGGCTGCTGAGTCTGGTTCCGACTCCGACTCGTCCTCTGACGAGAGCGAGAGTGACAGTGacgacaagaagaagccTGCTGCTAAGAAGGATTCGTCCGACTCTGAATCCGACTCTGACTCTGAGTCTGGATCCGACTCAGACTCTGACTCCGCAtccgcttcttcttcgtcttctgaCTCTAACGACCAGGAACGTAAAGCCTCtgacgatgaagaggaggaagcCGAGGTCGAGACCAAGAAGTCCAAAACCCAGGAACCTGCTACGTTGTTCGTTGGCCGTCTGTCCTGGTCCGTTGACGACGAGTGGTTGAAGAACGAGTTCGCCCCAATTGGCGGTGTCGTCAGTGCGCGTGTCATCATGGAGCGTGGTACAGACCGTTCTCGGGGGTACGGGTACGTCGACTTCGAGGACATCTCGTACGCTGAGAAGGCTCTAAAGGAGATGCAAGGTAAAGAGATCGATGGGAGACCTATCAACGTCGACATGTCGACCTCGAAACCTGCCGGTGGTGCCAGCAACGACCGTGCCAAGAAATTCGGCGACGTCCCCTCAGAACCATCAGACACGCTTTTCTTGGGTAACTTGTCCTTCGACGCGGACAGGGACAACCTGTACGAGATCTTCGGCAAGTTCGGTGAGATCATCTCCGTCAGAATCCCAACGCACCCAGAGACGGAGCAGCCAAAGGGGTTCGGGTACGTTCAGTACACGAACACCGAGGACGCCAAGAAAGCCCTTGACGCGCTTCAAGGTGAGAGCATCAACGACAGACCCGTCAGACTAGACTTCTCCACACCAAGACCTCAGAACGACCGTGGTGGGTTCCGCGGTGGTAACCGTGGTGGTAACGGCGGTGGGTTCCGCGGCGGTAACCGCGGTGGTAACCGTGGTGGTAGCTTCCGCGGCGGTAGCGACCGTGGCGGGTTCAGATCCGGCTCTGGCGCCAACAACTCTCCATTGGGCAAAGCCAGAAGCTCTGCACCATTCCAGGGTCAGAAGAAGACCTTCGACTGA
- the RIM8 gene encoding Rim8p (similar to Saccharomyces cerevisiae RIM8 (YGL045W); ancestral locus Anc_4.62): MGGGQNHRSVRSSSGGSSSSSSSVAAMGEHHRGPFTTPGPVRGMLVVLDDPHRVFRPAEFIEGQLVVEIRRDLANVRIRLVLCGECKVRPPAAPLRGSRVNTFLERATFLSGGGYTDEQWATAAAADQGTPLNGLSKGTHRFPFRVKVPQKVLSSSIRFERGSVAYFIRCELETLQNGILPETVSFCAQPFQLLRPVDVQPWEKGRSKKVVLQSAGMVMKRGTQQEIADATSSTFTTMSRGLTVQQQPHDNADKTVQITATLPHTGYAIGETIPVTVNVDHYKEYYHSAGIIVTLVRICRVKQGQSMETFRKDICQNIVTLHVDAASGFRFEGTVPLKVPLDAFATSTATAKWFTFQYYVEVMVNLSRKNLVYTESNKLIGGHERGGSEVGSYSGSGIAHGNLHKKVLQLIGAPADVGPIASAVTPTPAPASIDEPSIKYTDMVNVEELKRLRNVTGMSIEIVVGTTRRTKPLPSFNEWMTLDGPVGDAVPEYTPNLQFTAQQGDDKRELEAQRLHELESEPADY; encoded by the coding sequence ATGGGCGGCGGGCAGAACCACCGTTCCGtccgcagcagcagcgggggaagcagcagcagcagcagtagcGTCGCTGCCATGGGGGAACACCACCGGGGACCGTTCACCACGCCGGGCCCAGTACGAGGGATGCTTGTGGTGTTGGACGACCCGCACAGGGTGTTTAGACCCGCGGAGTTTATTGAGGGACAACTTGTCGTCGAGATCAGGAGGGATCTCGCGAATGTGAGGATACGGCTGGTTTTGTGTGGGGAGTGTAAAGTGAGGCCGCCAGCGGCACCGCTGAGGGGGTCTCGAGTGAACACGTTCCTCGAGAGGGCGACGTTCTTGTCCGGTGGCGGGTACACGGACGAGCAGTGGGCCacggcggcggcggcggaCCAGGGGACCCCATTGAATGGGCTCTCTAAGGGCACACACAGGTTCCCCTTCCGCGTGAAAGTGCCGCAGAAGGTGCTGTCCAGCTCAATTCGGTTTGAGAGAGGGTCCGTCGCGTACTTCATACGGTGCGAGTTGGAAACTTTGCAGAATGGGATCCTCCCAGAGACAGTTTCCTTTTGCGCGCAACCGTTCCAGTTGCTCCGACCGGTAGACGTTCAACCCTGGGAGAAGGGTAGGTCCAAGAAAGTGGTTCTGCAGAGTGCAGGGATGGTAATGAAGCGCGGCACGCAGCAGGAGATCGCAGACGCGACTTCCTCGACGTTCACCACCATGTCGAGAGGTCTCACGGTGCAACAGCAGCCGCACGACAACGCAGATAAGACAGTACAGATCACGGCCACGCTCCCGCACACGGGCTACGCGATCGGCGAAACCATCCCCGTGACCGTCAACGTGGACCATTACAAGGAGTACTACCACAGCGCTGGGATCATCGTCACACTCGTACGAATATGCAGGGTCAAGCAGGGCCAGTCCATGGAGACGTTCCGTAAGGACATATGCCAGAACATAGTGACGCTGCACGTCGACGCGGCCTCCGGGTTCCGTTTCGAGGGGACCGTCCCGCTGAAGGTGCCGCTGGACGCATTTGCTACGTCAACGGCTACGGCGAAATGGTTTACGTTCCAGTACTACGTCGAGGTCATGGTCAACCTCTCCCGCAAGAACCTCGTATACACAGAGTCCAACAAGCTCATCGGCGGTCACGAACGCGGGGGGTCCGAAGTGGGCTCCTATAGTGGCAGCGGCATTGCACACGGGAACTTACACAAGAAAGTGCTCCAATTGATCGGTGCGCCCGCGGACGTTGGGCCTATTGCCAGTGCAGTGACACCCACGCCAGCGCCAGCATCAATAGACGAGCCGAGCATCAAGTACACGGACATGGTCAACGTCGAGGAACTCAAACGACTGCGTAACGTTACGGGGATGTCCATCGAGATAGTCGTTGGTACGACGCGCCGTACAAAACCTCTGCCGAGCTTCAACGAGTGGATGACCCTCGACGGCCCGGTTGGGGACGCCGTCCCAGAGTACACGCCGAACCTGCAGTTTACAGCACAGCAGGGTGACGATAAGCGCGAGCTCGAGGCCCAGAGACTACACGAACTGGAGAGCGAGCCGGCGGACTACTGA
- the MTR3 gene encoding exosome non-catalytic core subunit MTR3 (similar to Saccharomyces cerevisiae MTR3 (YGR158C); ancestral locus Anc_4.63), protein MNVQDRRRILGPAGAKPLAFLRTEQQEKPQRDVRTPRYTTRVTANSNGSSLVETESMSLLTAVYGPRPTREQQFRSNGTVNVVLSRSERFPTGQLKELGAFLVSVLESCVCLEKYPKSGIDVFVSFNIEDCASLADYLVQLIPGIVLALVDAGIEMTDLVCAGEHEGTVVCFGDAGNKIVGVWADEGPLPSDNVAELINACRDGYTLQRGLVSTFLQQ, encoded by the coding sequence ATGAACGTGCAGGATAGGAGGCGAATTTTGGGGCCCGCTGGGGCCAAACCGCTGGCTTTTCTGCGGACCGAGCAACAGGAGAAACCGCAACGGGACGTCCGCACGCCGAGGTACACGACACGGGTCACTGCGAACAGCAACGGGTCGAGTCTTGTTGAGACAGAGAGCATGTCGTTGCTTACTGCAGTATACGGCCCGCGGCCGACGCGAGAGCAGCAGTTCCGCTCGAATGGGACCGTCAACGTCGTGCTTTCGCGCAGCGAAAGGTTTCCGACGGGCCAGTTGAAGGAACTGGGCGCGTTTCTCGTGAGTGTGTTAGAGTCCTGTGTGTGCCTCGAGAAGTACCCGAAGTCCGGGATCGACGTGTTTGTCAGTTTCAACATCGAGGACTGTGCGTCCCTTGCTGATTACCTCGTGCAGCTCATCCCAGGGATAGTATTAGCGCTAGTGGACGCAGGGATAGAGATGACGGATCTTGTGTGCGCTGGTGAACACGAGGGCACAGTCGTGTGCTTCGGCGACGCGGGGAACAAGATCGTAGGCGTGTGGGCCGATGAGGGCCCACTCCCCTCGGATAACGTTGCAGAACTGATCAACGCGTGCAGGGACGGGTACACTTTGCAACGTGGACTTGTCTCGACCTTTCTGCAACAGTGA